From Citricoccus sp. SGAir0253, a single genomic window includes:
- a CDS encoding Na+/H+ antiporter subunit E encodes MSTRTEGPAGRAGNGRDTGAEGRQPFWSQWPLLLGLTLTWGALWQDFSPGVLLAGVVFSLLVLWFYRLPRVTFADRFSPWHVLVFTGRFLVHVVTASASVAWDAITKGPRIANSVVAVPLRSHDDLVVTLTGHALALVPGSLVIDVDRPSSTLFLHVLDARDEADVESFRAEALATEAAIIRAIGSRADLALVEEDEARRADRRADRGGKETR; translated from the coding sequence GTGAGCACGAGGACCGAGGGCCCGGCGGGGCGCGCGGGGAACGGGCGGGACACCGGCGCGGAGGGGCGCCAGCCCTTCTGGAGCCAGTGGCCCCTGCTGCTGGGGCTCACCCTGACGTGGGGCGCGCTGTGGCAGGACTTCTCCCCGGGCGTGCTGCTGGCCGGCGTGGTGTTCTCGCTGCTGGTCCTGTGGTTCTACCGGCTGCCGCGCGTGACCTTCGCGGACCGGTTCAGCCCGTGGCACGTGCTCGTGTTCACGGGCCGGTTCCTGGTCCACGTGGTCACCGCCTCCGCCTCCGTGGCGTGGGACGCGATCACCAAGGGGCCGCGGATCGCGAACTCGGTGGTGGCCGTGCCGCTGCGCAGCCACGACGACCTCGTCGTCACCCTCACGGGGCACGCGCTCGCGCTCGTGCCGGGCTCGCTCGTCATCGACGTGGACCGGCCCAGCTCCACGCTGTTCCTGCACGTGCTCGACGCGCGGGACGAGGCGGACGTGGAGTCGTTCCGGGCGGAGGCGCTCGCCACCGAGGCGGCGATCATCCGGGCGATCGGCTCCCGGGCGGACCTCGCCCTGGTCGAGGAGGACGAGGCGCGCCGGGCGGACCGCCGGGCCGACCGTGGGGGGAAGGAGACCCGATGA
- a CDS encoding monovalent cation/H+ antiporter complex subunit F — MTVLEIAGYVSLVLLALGAVGAIYRIVAGPSILDRAIATDVLLIVISSGLCVEMAVNHHTDNIVFVVVASVIGFIGSVTLSRFVAESRKEPVEHA, encoded by the coding sequence ATGACCGTGCTGGAGATCGCCGGCTACGTGAGCCTGGTGCTGCTGGCCCTCGGGGCCGTGGGCGCCATCTACCGGATCGTGGCGGGGCCGTCCATCCTGGACCGGGCCATCGCCACGGACGTGCTGCTGATCGTCATCTCCTCGGGGCTGTGCGTGGAGATGGCGGTGAACCACCACACGGACAACATCGTGTTCGTGGTGGTGGCCTCGGTCATCGGCTTCATCGGCTCGGTGACGCTGTCCCGGTTCGTGGCCGAGTCGCGGAAGGAGCCGGTCGAGCATGCCTGA
- the mnhG gene encoding monovalent cation/H(+) antiporter subunit G translates to MPESSWWEAAALLAAGPAGAAAPGLDWPAVADGIAGVLLVLGAALSTVAGIGLLRFPDLLSRMHAATKPQVLGLLLVLLALAFAWRAWAWVPVLVLAWVLQMLTAPVSAHLVGRAGYRTKHLRREILYTDELADVVARQDDEGRPVTGADRRTAPRPDPSDHHGRD, encoded by the coding sequence ATGCCTGAGTCCTCGTGGTGGGAGGCGGCCGCGCTGCTGGCCGCCGGTCCGGCGGGCGCCGCGGCGCCCGGCCTCGACTGGCCGGCGGTCGCGGACGGCATCGCCGGCGTCCTGCTCGTGCTGGGCGCGGCGCTGTCCACCGTGGCGGGCATCGGCCTGCTGCGCTTCCCGGACCTGCTCTCGCGGATGCACGCCGCCACCAAGCCCCAGGTGCTGGGCCTGCTGCTGGTGCTGCTGGCCCTGGCCTTCGCGTGGCGGGCGTGGGCGTGGGTGCCGGTGCTCGTGCTGGCGTGGGTGCTGCAGATGCTCACGGCGCCGGTGTCCGCGCACCTCGTGGGCCGGGCCGGCTACCGCACCAAGCACCTGCGGCGGGAGATCCTCTACACGGACGAGCTGGCCGACGTCGTGGCCCGCCAGGACGACGAGGGCCGGCCGGTGACCGGGGCCGACCGCCGCACCGCGCCGCGCCCGGACCCCTCGGACCACCACGGCCGCGACTGA
- a CDS encoding DUF4235 domain-containing protein yields the protein MNTLVNKLITTGVTVGGGLIGTKIVDFGWRKVTGHDAPKDLDDTENNMWEAIAFATIAAGIAALIRVVSQRGAHEAIERMQARSARKQLAGRAEV from the coding sequence GTGAACACCCTCGTGAACAAGCTCATCACCACCGGCGTCACGGTCGGCGGCGGCCTCATCGGCACGAAGATCGTCGACTTCGGATGGCGGAAGGTCACCGGCCACGACGCGCCGAAGGACCTCGACGACACCGAGAACAACATGTGGGAGGCCATCGCCTTCGCCACGATCGCCGCCGGGATCGCGGCCCTCATCCGCGTGGTCTCCCAGCGCGGCGCCCACGAGGCGATCGAGCGGATGCAGGCCCGCTCCGCCCGCAAGCAGCTGGCCGGCCGCGCCGAGGTCTGA
- a CDS encoding MarR family winged helix-turn-helix transcriptional regulator, giving the protein MTELHGERPPAGYWFDAGDPAVGILAALRRFRAADRDMRRQMSAGMDMNATDVDALRFVIARELAGECPTPRSLADYLGISTASTTKLLDRLTASGHLVREPNPEDRRSVVVRATDHAHREVRGHMARMHRRMMEVARAVPEHSRAAVAEFLDAMAESLRQEAGPGADDSPGAAGAAGPDAGPETGPGKGPEAGAATR; this is encoded by the coding sequence GTGACGGAGCTACACGGCGAGCGCCCCCCGGCGGGCTACTGGTTCGACGCGGGCGACCCCGCCGTCGGCATCCTCGCCGCGCTCCGGCGCTTCCGGGCCGCCGACCGGGACATGCGCCGGCAGATGAGCGCCGGGATGGACATGAACGCCACGGACGTGGACGCCCTGCGGTTCGTCATCGCCCGCGAGCTGGCCGGCGAGTGCCCCACCCCGCGGTCGCTGGCGGACTACCTCGGGATCTCCACCGCCTCCACGACCAAGCTGCTGGACCGGCTCACCGCCTCCGGGCACCTGGTGCGCGAGCCGAACCCGGAGGACCGCCGCTCGGTGGTGGTCCGGGCCACGGACCACGCCCACCGGGAGGTGCGCGGGCACATGGCCCGGATGCACCGGCGGATGATGGAGGTGGCCCGCGCCGTGCCCGAGCACTCGCGCGCCGCCGTCGCGGAGTTCCTCGACGCCATGGCCGAGTCCCTGCGGCAGGAGGCCGGGCCCGGCGCGGACGACTCCCCCGGCGCTGCCGGGGCCGCTGGCCCGGACGCCGGCCCGGAGACGGGTCCTGGGAAGGGTCCGGAGGCCGGTGCGGCGACCCGATAG
- the idi gene encoding isopentenyl-diphosphate Delta-isomerase, with protein sequence MDPDPSDHVVLVDDDDEVLGLAPRATVHGADTPLHRGFSCYVLREDGHVLVTRRALAKRTWPGVWTNAFCGHPRRDEDVLQTVHRYARHELGLELEAVRCVLPDFRYRAVDASGVVENELCPVFVARAAGPVRPNPEEAMDHHWVAPRALEQWVQAAPFAVSPWMAEQLPGVLAALSAGEVAR encoded by the coding sequence ATGGATCCCGACCCCTCGGACCATGTGGTCCTCGTGGACGACGACGACGAGGTCCTCGGCCTGGCCCCCCGGGCCACCGTGCACGGGGCGGACACCCCGCTGCACCGGGGCTTCTCCTGCTACGTCCTGCGCGAGGACGGCCACGTGCTCGTCACCCGCCGGGCCCTGGCCAAGAGGACGTGGCCGGGGGTGTGGACCAACGCCTTCTGCGGCCACCCGCGGCGGGACGAGGACGTCCTGCAGACCGTCCACCGCTACGCGCGGCACGAGCTGGGGCTCGAGCTGGAGGCGGTGCGCTGCGTGCTGCCGGACTTCCGCTACCGCGCGGTGGACGCCTCGGGCGTCGTGGAGAACGAGCTGTGCCCGGTCTTCGTGGCCCGGGCGGCCGGCCCCGTGCGGCCGAACCCCGAGGAGGCGATGGACCACCACTGGGTGGCGCCGCGGGCGCTGGAACAGTGGGTCCAGGCCGCGCCCTTCGCGGTGAGCCCGTGGATGGCGGAGCAGCTGCCCGGGGTCCTCGCGGCCCTCTCGGCGGGGGAGGTGGCCCGGTGA
- a CDS encoding polyprenyl synthetase family protein produces MNGTDRRLQAALEAGAARSGEYGEGHRELWAALSAAVDGGKRFRPALVLAAHDALGGRAPGPAERVGAALEMLHTAFVVHDDVIDGDVVRRGRPNVSGTFRAEARRRGAGEEAARGYGDAAGILAGDLALVTATRMIARCGAPEDVLDALLDLLEDAVHASAAGELADVGLSLPLDGRSTGVADAVRVAELKTAVYSFRLPLQAGALLAGAPEEAVAALGPVGRDLGIGFQLLDDLLGVFGDPSRTGKSALSDLRDGKPTALLAHARGTGAWEHLGALVGDPALDDGGAERARALLTGCGARERVAALADEYLDGALRAAGRAPVAPPLGEALAGVVEQIRRTAAAALLPAEASPPAAAPPPAPGERAGARPGGPARRSAAAVGPAVARPGTLAVPR; encoded by the coding sequence GTGAACGGCACCGACCGCCGGCTCCAGGCCGCCCTCGAGGCGGGCGCGGCGCGGTCCGGGGAGTACGGCGAGGGGCACCGTGAGCTGTGGGCGGCCCTGTCCGCGGCGGTCGACGGGGGCAAGAGGTTCCGTCCGGCGCTGGTGCTCGCCGCCCACGACGCCCTGGGCGGCCGCGCCCCGGGCCCCGCCGAGCGGGTCGGCGCGGCCCTGGAGATGCTCCACACCGCCTTCGTGGTCCACGACGACGTCATCGACGGCGACGTCGTGCGGCGCGGCCGGCCCAACGTGTCCGGGACCTTCCGCGCCGAGGCCCGCCGCCGCGGCGCCGGGGAGGAGGCGGCGCGCGGCTACGGCGACGCCGCGGGCATCCTCGCCGGCGACCTCGCCCTCGTCACCGCCACCCGGATGATCGCCCGGTGCGGGGCCCCCGAGGACGTCCTCGACGCCCTGCTGGACCTGCTCGAGGACGCCGTGCACGCCTCCGCGGCGGGCGAGCTGGCCGACGTCGGGCTGTCCCTGCCGCTGGACGGGCGCTCCACCGGCGTGGCCGACGCCGTGCGCGTGGCCGAGCTCAAGACCGCCGTGTACTCCTTCCGCCTGCCCCTCCAGGCCGGCGCCCTGCTGGCCGGGGCGCCCGAGGAGGCCGTCGCCGCCCTGGGGCCCGTGGGACGGGACCTGGGCATCGGCTTCCAGCTGCTGGACGACCTGCTGGGCGTCTTCGGCGACCCGTCCCGCACCGGCAAGTCCGCCCTGTCCGACCTGCGCGACGGCAAGCCCACCGCCCTGCTGGCCCACGCCCGGGGCACCGGGGCCTGGGAGCACCTGGGCGCGCTCGTGGGGGACCCGGCCCTGGACGATGGCGGCGCCGAGCGCGCGCGGGCGCTGCTGACCGGGTGCGGGGCGCGCGAGCGCGTGGCCGCCCTCGCCGACGAGTACCTCGACGGGGCGTTGCGCGCGGCCGGCCGGGCCCCCGTGGCGCCGCCGCTGGGGGAGGCCCTGGCCGGCGTCGTGGAGCAGATCCGCCGGACCGCGGCCGCCGCCCTCCTCCCCGCCGAGGCGTCCCCGCCCGCCGCGGCGCCCCCGCCGGCCCCCGGCGAGCGCGCGGGCGCCCGGCCGGGAGGCCCGGCGCGCCGGTCCGCGGCCGCCGTCGGGCCCGCCGTCGCCCGCCCCGGGACCCTGGCGGTGCCGCGATGA
- a CDS encoding phytoene/squalene synthase family protein, whose translation MSAGLQQRPAPGRRRDGRAARPGPAAREGLDRYDRVAQASAGEVIAGYSTSFGWACRLLAEPVRTHVRNLYALVRVADEIVDDPDPSLSPAWRREQLDALEAEAYRALSSTRSTNLVVHAFALTARRYGIGRELVEPFFASMRADLVRTHHDEASLGEYVHGSAEVVGLMCLRVFTGGDTAAYERLRPGAERLGAAFQKVNFLRDLAADHDELGRTYFPGLDPAAFSDAHRDELLDGIDADLAAAAAVIGQLPDSSRRAVLAAHGLYAALSRRLRATPAERIRTARVRVPDAQKALILVRALAGVAA comes from the coding sequence ATGAGCGCCGGGCTGCAGCAGCGCCCGGCCCCCGGCCGGCGCCGGGACGGTCGGGCCGCGCGCCCCGGCCCGGCCGCACGGGAGGGCCTGGACCGCTACGACCGCGTGGCGCAGGCGAGCGCGGGCGAGGTCATCGCCGGCTACTCCACCTCCTTCGGCTGGGCGTGCCGGCTGCTCGCCGAGCCGGTGCGCACCCACGTGCGCAACCTCTACGCCCTGGTCCGGGTGGCGGACGAGATCGTCGACGACCCGGACCCGTCGCTGTCCCCGGCCTGGCGCCGGGAGCAGCTCGACGCGCTGGAGGCCGAGGCCTACCGCGCGCTGTCCAGCACCCGCAGCACGAACCTCGTGGTCCACGCCTTCGCCCTGACCGCGCGCCGGTACGGGATCGGCCGCGAGCTCGTGGAGCCGTTCTTCGCCTCGATGCGGGCGGACCTGGTCCGCACCCACCACGACGAGGCCAGCCTGGGCGAGTACGTGCACGGCTCGGCCGAGGTGGTCGGGCTGATGTGCCTGCGGGTGTTCACGGGCGGGGACACCGCGGCCTACGAACGGCTGCGCCCCGGCGCCGAACGGCTCGGCGCGGCCTTCCAGAAGGTGAACTTCCTGCGCGACCTGGCCGCCGACCACGACGAGCTGGGCCGCACCTACTTCCCGGGCCTGGACCCGGCCGCGTTCAGCGACGCCCACCGGGACGAGCTGCTGGACGGGATCGACGCGGACCTGGCGGCCGCGGCCGCCGTCATCGGGCAGCTGCCGGACTCCAGCCGCCGGGCCGTGCTCGCCGCCCACGGGCTGTACGCCGCCCTGTCCCGCCGGCTGCGCGCCACGCCAGCCGAGCGCATCCGCACCGCCCGCGTGCGGGTGCCGGACGCCCAGAAGGCCCTGATCCTCGTGCGCGCCCTCGCGGGGGTGGCGGCGTGA
- the crtI gene encoding phytoene desaturase family protein, translating into MVIGGGIAGLASAALLARDGHEVDLVEARDEFGGRAGSWERDGFRFDTGPSWYLMPEVFDHFFRLLDTSAAAELDLERLDPGYRVFFEDEPEPLDVRADRALNVAAFERIEPGAGRALERYLDSARRTYDMAIERFLYTSFTSLRPFLSRELAGQLHRLGPLLLESLERLTARHFRDRRLRQVLGYPAVFLGSSPDRAPSMYHLMSALDLTGGVLYPQGGFARLMEVLVRLAREHGVRLHPATAATAIETEPTGARRGARARATGVRVRGADGAERVLPADVVVSTADLHHTETTLLPPALQTYPERWWRRRTSGPGAVLVLLGVRGELPALEHHSLFFTRDWEANFGAIRAGTVPDPASVYVCRPSATDDSVAPPGHENLFVLVPLPADPSLGRGGLDGGGSPAVEAVADAALEQVARWAGIEDLAERVVVRRTLGPADFAEDLGAWRGGMLGPAHTLAQSAMFRASNASRRVESLFYAGSSTIPGIGLPMCLISAEILLKRLRGDHSASPLPEPAPAAGPVAADAPGEA; encoded by the coding sequence GTGGTGATCGGCGGCGGCATCGCGGGCCTCGCCTCGGCCGCGCTGCTGGCCCGGGACGGGCACGAGGTGGACCTCGTGGAGGCCCGGGACGAGTTCGGCGGCCGCGCCGGGTCCTGGGAGCGGGACGGCTTCCGCTTCGACACGGGCCCGTCCTGGTACCTCATGCCGGAGGTCTTCGACCACTTCTTCCGGCTGCTGGACACCTCGGCCGCGGCGGAGCTGGACCTCGAGCGGCTGGACCCCGGCTACCGCGTGTTCTTCGAGGACGAGCCGGAGCCCCTGGACGTCCGCGCGGACCGGGCGCTCAACGTGGCGGCCTTCGAGCGGATCGAGCCGGGGGCGGGCCGGGCCCTGGAGCGCTACCTCGACTCGGCCCGGCGGACGTACGACATGGCGATCGAGCGGTTCCTCTACACCTCCTTCACCTCGCTGCGCCCCTTCCTCTCCCGCGAGCTGGCCGGCCAGCTGCACCGGCTGGGCCCCCTGCTGCTGGAGTCCCTCGAGCGCCTCACCGCCCGGCACTTCCGGGACCGGCGGCTGCGGCAGGTCCTCGGCTACCCGGCCGTGTTCCTCGGCTCCTCCCCGGACCGCGCCCCGAGCATGTACCACCTCATGAGCGCCCTGGACCTGACGGGGGGAGTGCTCTACCCGCAGGGCGGCTTCGCCCGGCTCATGGAGGTCCTCGTGCGCCTGGCCCGCGAGCACGGGGTGCGCCTGCACCCGGCCACGGCCGCCACGGCGATCGAGACCGAGCCCACCGGGGCCCGGCGCGGCGCCCGCGCCCGGGCCACCGGGGTGCGCGTGCGCGGGGCCGACGGCGCCGAGCGGGTGCTGCCGGCCGACGTCGTGGTCTCCACGGCGGACCTGCACCACACCGAGACCACGCTGCTGCCCCCGGCCCTGCAGACCTACCCGGAGCGGTGGTGGCGCCGCCGGACCTCCGGCCCCGGGGCGGTGCTCGTGCTGCTGGGCGTGCGCGGGGAACTGCCCGCGCTGGAGCACCACAGCCTGTTCTTCACACGGGACTGGGAGGCGAACTTCGGGGCCATCCGCGCCGGGACGGTGCCGGACCCCGCCTCGGTGTACGTGTGCCGGCCCTCGGCCACGGACGACTCCGTGGCCCCGCCCGGGCACGAGAACCTGTTCGTGCTCGTGCCCCTGCCGGCGGACCCGTCCCTGGGCCGCGGTGGGCTGGACGGCGGCGGCAGCCCCGCCGTGGAGGCGGTCGCGGACGCGGCCCTCGAGCAGGTGGCCCGGTGGGCGGGCATCGAGGACCTCGCCGAGCGCGTGGTGGTCCGGCGCACCCTCGGCCCGGCCGACTTCGCCGAGGACCTCGGCGCCTGGCGCGGCGGGATGCTGGGGCCGGCGCACACGCTGGCCCAGAGCGCGATGTTCCGGGCGTCCAACGCCTCGCGCCGCGTGGAGTCGCTCTTCTACGCCGGCTCCAGCACCATCCCGGGCATCGGCCTGCCGATGTGCCTGATCAGCGCCGAGATCCTGCTCAAGCGCCTGCGCGGGGACCACTCCGCCTCGCCGCTGCCCGAGCCCGCGCCCGCCGCGGGGCCGGTGGCCGCCGACGCCCCCGGGGAGGCGTGA